The sequence AGGCTGGCGCTCCATACCCAGTGGCCTCCCGAGAGGCTCATGGACCGGTTCAGCACGAAGGAGAGACTGAAGAAGGCCGCGGCCAGCAGTCCCAGTGCCACCAGCCTCCAGTGCTCGCGTCGCGAATCCCTTCCGTGCGGCCTGACGGACGTCCCTTGCACGCGCTCACCTTCCCTCGAGTGCCTGGCGCAGGTCCGCCACCAGGTCCGCCGGGTCTTCCAGGCCGAGATAGAGTCGCAGGCCCATTCCACGGGCAGCAATCCCAGACACCGTCCTCCAGGCATTCACCTCGAAGAGCGTCGCCAGGCTGAGCATGCCGCCCCAGCCATAGCCAATCCTCACCACCCGGAAACGGTCCACCCGCGCGTGCACGGCCGCCCGGTCGAGCCCCTCGAACACCAGCGTCACCAGGCTGTTCGCTCCCATGAAGTCGCGCCGCCAGAGTGCGTGCCCCGGAGCCCCGGGCAGGGACGGATGAAACAGCGCGCCCAGTCCCGAAAGTCCGGTGAGACTTCGGAGGACGTGCTCGGTGGTGCGCTCCTGCTGGTTCAGCCGGAGGTCGAGCGTCGCCAGCGCCAGCATCGCGCGCGCGCAGGCATCCGGATTGACGTGCAGCCCCAGCAGGGCTGCCTGGTTCTTGATGGTCGCATGCAGGCGCTCCTGCCGCGTCACCACCGCGCCCATCGATACCCCGGCGGGGCCCGCGTGGTACTTCGTCAGCGAGAGGACCGACACATCGGCACCCTTCTCGAACGGCTCGAAGTAGCGGGACGCCGCCCACGTGTTGTCGAGCACCGTGGTGATTCCATGCCGCGCGGCCGTCTTGCACAGCGCCGGTACATCCTGCACCTCGAAGGTCATGGAGCCCGGCGACTCCATGAACACCACGCGCGTGTTGGGCCGGAGGAAGGGCTCGAGGTCGGTGACCTCCGGCGGGTAGTAGGTGACGGTGACACCGGAGGCGGCCAGGCACTGGTCGAGGTACCAGCGCGTCGTGTACGTCACCGTGTCCACCACCAGGACGTGGTCCCCCTGCTTCAGGAGCGCCGAGAGCGTGGCGACGAGGGCGCTCTGCCCGGAGGGCGCCAGCACCGCGTGGGTGCCGCCCTCCAGCTTCGCCACCGCCTGGCCGAAGGCCTCGGTGGTCGGCGTCCCCACCCCGCCGTAGTAGAAGTTCTCGTAGGGGTCGCGGCCCTGACGGCTGAGCGAGTCGCGGTCCAGCGGCGTGAGCGAGGTGGTATCCGGAAACACCACCGTGGTGGCGTTGATGGCCGGAAGGACCGGCACCTCCACGCGTCCAACGGGGAACAGGCCGAGCTGCGCGGTACGGGTGGTCTTGGTCGTCACGAGGTCACTTCGCCAGGAGGCGCGCTCGGGGCTGCTCGGGGACCGCCATGGCGTCCAGAATCCCGGTCACCTGTCGCACTTCGTCCAGCCGCGGCGCTCCCACGTGTGGCAGGGGATAGAGAACAGACGCTTCACCGAAACGGTGAAAACAGTCAAGGAAGGGGCCCGGGGGAGTTCCCCAGTCGAGGTACTCATACCCCGCGCCGCCGTCCTCGCCGCACAACGGATGCTGCACGGCCCAGTTGGCGCTGATGGGCTCGGGCATGCCGTAGGTCCTGCGCATCGACCAGAGCGCGTCCAGGAGCTCCAGGCGGCGCTCCTGTGTCTCTCCCAGACCGAAGAGGATCGCGCAGCCGCAGTGGATGCCATGCTCGGACAGCAGGCCCAGCGCCTGGTGGATGCGAGCCAGCCACGGCGCCTGCTTGTGGCCCAGGTCCTTGCTCATGCCACCAATGGCCTCCGGTACCAGCGTCTCCACGCCGATGAAGACGTACCGCAACCCGACGCGCGCCAGCCGGGCGAGCTGAGCACGGCGTGTGAGGATTTGGTCGATGGTGAGCTGGGCCCCGAATTCGATATCGAGCGGCGCGGACTCCAGACGCTGCGCGAGCTGGTCCACCAGCCGGGGACTGCCGCCCAGGATGACCGAGTCCTCGACGAAGGCACTGCTCTTGCGGCCGGGATGGTCCTCGGAGATGACCGTCACGGCTTCCGACAGCTGGCGATAGAGTCGGTCGGCGGCGTGGGCCGTGTCCCGAAGCCCTCCGGTCGCCGACTTGCGCTCGCTACAGAACGCGCAATCGTAGACACAGCCCCGCCCGGTATCGCTGAAGACATGGGCCGTCATCCGGCCACCGAAGACGTCGAACGCGCCCGCCACACCGAACTCCAGAGCGGGAGAAGGACAGCGGGAGTAGTCCACGGGCCTCGCGGCGCTGACCCGCGTGTGAATCGTGTTCCCATCCAGCATGCCCGCGATCCAGTCCCCCGGAACCGTTCCGTCGAGCTGCCCGAAGACGGAGCGTGCCAGGGACGCGGAGCCCTCGCGCTCGGCCCGGGCGACCGCCTCACCCAACGCGGTGATGAGGTGCTCTCCATCGCCTGAGATGACCAGGTCGAACACGGGCGCGAGTCGGCCGCTGGCCATGAGCCGGAGGGGGGAGCCCGGATGATGGCGCACGGCCTCCGCGTCACGTCGTCTGGGATTCTCCAGGTACATCGTCTCGCTGGCGTGCCGGCCGCCCAGCACGATGACGACCCGGTCACCCAGCAACTCACGCGCCAGCGCTGCGCAGGCCACCGCACCAGGAAGACACAGCGACATGGCCCCCAGCAGCAGCAGGTTGGGTTGCTCGCGCCGCAGCAGCTCGGCGAACGCGGGCATTTCGTCGAGCGAGTACATGAGAAGCACCTTGGACCGTCGCTCGAGGCGCGTCCCGGCCCAGTTGCTGTGAGACCAGGCACTTGAAGGCGTCCGCGTCTCCTGAGCGGCATGGCGGCAGGCATTGAAGAGACTCGCCGGGTCGCGGCTGTTCAGCGCTCGGGAATCCTTGACACCTGCAACCCAATCCGGTGCGGCGACAGCAATGACTCGCAGAGACATGTGGCAGCCCTCTTCCATCGCAGCCCGCGACGCCCCCGCGGTTCCACGCTTGGGTATGGCTACCATCAGCACAACGCGCCAATCAATGTAGTCATGCTTTACTTGTTTATGGCAATTTTATCGCCATCAACCTCTGTTCTCCGCGCGAAGGCCACACCGCGCCTCACGCAGACGTACACGTTTTTCCGTGCGCCTGAAGTTGCCCCGTGTTCACGCAACTTCACGGGCATCGCGCACCCCACGAGCCCGAAAACCGACCTGCGCTTCGAGACCCGGGACAGCTCGGGTAAGGGCGCCGTGAGAAGCAGGAGGCCTGATGACGACCCACGAGAAGGCGGGATGAGCAGTGCTATGGAGCGCCGTCGTCTGGGCGCTCCGTGGGCCCCGAGGTGGCGGGGCGCGGAGGTGGGAAGACCGGGCTGTAACACGCGCCTTTGTGCACGTAGAAGCTATAATTCCCGTCACAGTCCGGCAGGCTCACGTCCACCTTTATCCAGCATCCGCCATGGATGGGGATCCACGAGCTGCGAGGACAGCGGCCAGCCGCATCGGGCCGCATCTGCCCTGGGAGAGGCTTGGGCGGCAGGTCCAAGGCAATGACAGACAAGGCTGACGGAGGCCGGGTAGGCGACACTGGGGCCGTCAGGGCGGTGTCGCCGAGCGCGACAGTGCCGCCGTCCTTCGCCTCTTCGGTGGCGGATGCATGACCCTGTTCGGTCTTCTCGTGAGGCCTCGCGCTCAGCATCCACACGACTCCAAGCGCCATGGCGGCCCCCAGGCTTGCGGCGGCCATGAGTCGGGACAACGGGGCAGGTCCCCTGCCCTGTCCTGGGACGCTTCGTGCCTCCTCGGCAGGAACGTCCTTCCGGGTGAAGAGCGGCACGTCCGCTTCAGGCCCTGCTTCACGCGCGGCCTGCTCCAGCAGCTCCGCCAGTTCACCGGCACCGCCACGCGCTTCGGGGCGTACGGAGAGCATCCGTGTCACAAGCCTGCTCAACTCCTCGCAGCAGCGGGCATTGACGCCAATGGGAGGCACCGGGCCCGTCCCCTCCGGGCCCCAGAGGTGGCTCACCTCCTCCAGCAGCGCGGGAATGGGCGGGTAGTCGTCTGTCACCAGCCGGTATGCAGTCATCCCCAGCGCGAAGACGTCGTCGGCCGGTCCGGGCGCATAGGGCGGGTCCGAAGGCTGATAGGGAAGGCGCACGGAGCGCCACGCCTCCGGTGAGCGGTACGGCTGCGTCCCGGGAGGAAATGGCGGCGACGTGAGCATCGCGGCACCCACGTAACTTCCGGAGCCGAAGTCCGTCAGGAAGGCCTGTCCGTCCGCGGCGCGCACGAGCACGTTGTCGCCCTTTACATCACGACGTGGGCCGCAAACTGCACCGCAGGGTGCATCCGGTTCAGAAAGGGTGGGCATCACGTTCCCAGTGCATCCCCTGAGAGGCTTGCAGTTGGTGGTCATGCGTACCGTGCGCAGCCAGAGTGGGCAGCAGTACGTCGATGTCGAGCATCCCCAGGGTGGTTTCATTCGGTTGCCGCTCGAGTGGACGGACCGCCGCACTCCCACAGTGCCGGCGGTCTCCGGGGGACGGCAGATACGTCTGAGTGCCCCTGCCTTGCTGAAGCTGGCTACAGCCGTCGAGGAGGGGCTGAAACAGCCCCTGCCTCCAGAGCCTGCTGCGCTACCAGCGCGGGAGTCTAGGTTCAATCATGCCAGTACCGCTGGGGCCCCGCGCAGACCTGCCCTGGTCACACCTGTCCGAGGCAGCCCGAAGCCAGTTGGTGAGCGCCTGGGCCAGCCTGCTGCACAAGGTGCTGCGCGAAGAGGCCGGCGCCGGAGAGCGAAGCCATGAGCGACAAGCTACAGGCCACTCATCTTCAACGACGGGCGGTCGTCTACCTGCGGCAGTCCACGCTCAAGCAGGTCCTCGAACACCATGAGTCCACCACCCGGCAGTATGCTCTGAAGCACCGCGCGCAGGAGCTTGGTTGGCCGGCCGGGCGCATTGACGTCATTGACGAAGACCTGGGACAGAGCGGCGCGGGGAGTGCCTGGCGCTCCGGCTTCCGGCGACTGGCCGAAGAGGTGGCCCACGGACGGGTGGGCCTCATCCTCGCCCTGGAGGTGTCGCGGCTGGCGCGCTCCTCGGCGGACTGGCAGCGCCTGCTGGAGTTGTGCGCTCTGGCCGATGTCCTCATCGCGGACGAGCAGGCCATCTACACGCCGCGAGACTACAACGACCGACTCTTGCTGGGGCTCAAGGGCACCATGAGCGAGGCCGAGCAGTACTGGATGCGCCTGAGGCTGCAGGGAGGCAAGTTGTCCAAGGCCCGGCGCGGGGAACTCTTCCTCGCGCCCCCTGTCGGTTATCAGTGGAACGAAGCAACGCATCGGCTCGGGGCGCCCCACTCGAGACCGGGTACCTTAAGCTGCCTGCATTCCTTCCTCGAAAGTCTCTGTCAGGTCCGGCACCGGTTCATGAAGTCGCGCCGCTCGGAGTCGCAGGCCGCTCGAGGGTCCGGTGGACAGGCCGCGCAGCCCCCTTGGGGTACACGCCTGCCCAGACCACGCTCCCATCAGGTGCATGGCAGGGGCCTGGACCGCTTGGCGCCGCTTGAGCCTCAACACCACGCGGCCTGGGGTGGCCCTCGTGCCGGGGCCAGGCCAGTGCGCGGGAGCGTCGTGGCGAAACACACGACGGCGCGGCCCTCGATGTGCGCCGCCGCGAGCGCCGCGCCTTCGGTCCGGACCGCGACGTGCATCGAACCGGTGCGTCCGGCGGCAAGTCTGAAAATGCATGGGCGGTCCGGATGCGCAAAGGGCGTCGGGAACGGGATGTTCCCGGCGCCCTGTTGCTTTGATGGTTGCGCTCGGTCGGGGCATCCGCGCGCGGGAGCTCCAGAGAGCCCGCGCGCGCGCCCGCTCGCCGGTGGTCAACGATGGCAGGCAGCCGCGTTCCGGGTTCCCGCGACGCCCTGTCTCCTCAGAAAAACTCTTTGGCGGCCGCGGAGACCCCGGAGGCCGTTTTGTTTTCGATGGCCTTGCGCAGGTCGCTCAGCGTGGGGAGCCCGACGTACTGCAGCGCTGCCGTGATGTCGGTCGCCGCGTCGTTGATCTCCGTGCCCAGATTGTTGCTCAAGGTCGTGCTGCCTCCGGGCACATAGACCACGTTCGTCGTCGGCGTCGGACTGGACCAGGTCGATCCATTGAACGACACGTAGTAGACGACGCCCGGAGGCGGGCACGACGCGTTAACGGCGCCGGCGTTCATGAAGTAGACGTACAGCTGGCCATTCAAGCTCGCCGCGGACACGAACTGCGGCACCTGCGAGAAACTGAAGGGCAGAGCGCTCTGGTTCACGGTCGAGGTCGACCCGAGCCTGTGCGGTCCGGACCAGCTGGTGCCGTCGAACACGCTGTAGGTGACCGGGTACAGGGTGCTCCACATCTTGTAGGTCTCCGACCATTGGTAGGTGGGCTGGATGTAGAACACGTAGAGCTTGCCGTCGTAGACGATGGCGGCCGGCGGCGTGCCGGCGTCGATGCCGTTGTAGGTCTGCTGCGGCACGCCCACGACGGCTTGCGTCGTGTAGGTGATGTTCGGCACCTCGGCCTGGGTCCACGCTCCGTTGGCGTAGACGCAGTACGAGAGCCCGGTGTAGCCGCCCATCTTCCCGGAGCTTCCGGCGCCCTGGTAGAAGACGTAGGCCTGTGGCGTCCCGCCCTCGGGCGCATAGGTCACGGCCGAGGGCGACAGCGACATGTACGCGCCCTGGGTCCCCGCCGGCTTGATCTGGGTCGGGGCGGTCCAAGCGCCCGCTGGGTTCATGCTCGCGTAGTAGAGGTACCCCGAGTGAGCGGAACCTTGCCAGAAGACATAGAGCTGGTCCGGACCGGTGGGGGTACCCAGGGGTGGCATCACCACGGCGGCGACGTTGTCGTTCGTGTAGGCGTCGCTGCCGACCTGGTTCGGGCCGGCCCAGGGCATGCCGTAGGCGGTGCTGCTGGGCGTCACGACGGTGCCATCCGTGGTGAGGTAGTTGATGAAGCCGCCACTGGCGGCCGGCCAGAACACATACAGCAGCTCGGTCCCGGATGACGGCGTGAAGGAGGCCACCGCGGGGCGCACGCCGGACATCGGCGAGGCTCCCGCCTGCTGGCTGATGGCGGTGTTCCAGCTCCAGCACGTGGCATCCAGCGTCCGGCTGAAGAACAGGTTCCCGCTCTGCTCGACGTTCCAGCCGTTCGTGAAGGTGTAGTCCGACTGGACGACCCCCTGGGTGAGGCACCAGATGTTGTTGTTGAAGGTGGTCACCGAAGGGCCGGTACTGCACGCCATCCGGCTGATCTGCGTCGATGCGGGCAGCGTGACCGAAGCGCCTGCCCCGGTGACGACGTCAAGTCCCGGGAAGATCGTGTAGTAGCTCTCCGCGCAGTTGGCATAGAAGAGGTAGATCTGGCCGTTGATCAAGCTGGCGATCACCCCTTCGCTGTTCACGGACGGTGCCGGGCTCAGGTCGAGGTCGAACCACGACACGCCGTCAGTCGTATAGCGGCACAGGAGCTGGCCGGTCTCGTACGACTTGCCATCCTGCGACACCTGGGCAGTGGAGGACCCCACATAGAAGAGGTACAGCACCTCCACGCTGTTGTCGTCGTCCACATTGACGACTGGCGTGGAGCTGGTGCCAATGACCACGGCAGGGCTGCACGACGCCGCCACGGATGAGGCGGCGGTTTGCGGGGCGGCCTCCAATCCCGCGCAACAGGCGAGGGTGCCCTGGCCGGTGTTGTAGAACACGTAGGGCACACCCTGGAACGTCACGGCGGCCGGCGAGTTGGCCATGGCGAGGAAGTTCGTTCCGTTGTGGATCGCGTCCGGCCCCGCGGGGCCCACCGCGGTCTGGGTGGTCGCCATGGGCAGCGCGAGCTGCTGGGAAGCCGCGGACGGCAGCGTCAGCTGCAGGTAGCACAGGGCGCCCGGCGGGTCCGTGGTGAACGGCGTCGTGGAGACGGCGCAGCAGTTGTAGAACATGTAGATGTTGCCGTTGGCAATGGTCGCGGCCGCTTTGCCAGTCATGATCGGCACGGCATCGCCATTGGAATCCTGGGCCTGGACGCTCACGAGCTGCCCCTGCTGCTTGTCGGGCAGGGTGCACTGGCAGTAGGTGAAGGCGGAGGCGTTGGCTCCGGTGTTGTTGTGATACAGGTACAGCCAGGAGAGGTAGGTTCCGTCCGGGTTCTGCAGCAGGTTCATCACCGGTGCGACCCAGCCGTCCAGCGTCGTGACCGGCAGGGTTCCCATCGGGGACCAGGTGACGCCATCGTAGACACAGTAGAGCAATTGCCCCGGTCCCGACGGGCTCTGGAAGAACACGTTCAACTTCCAGTCCCCCTTGGCCGTATACGCGCCCTGCACCGAATAGGCAGACGGCGAATCGATGAGGGTGATGCCCGACGCGGCGGTCTGTAGCCATGTGCCGTCGGACTGTTGCGTGCAGGCGGTCAGCGGATACCCGCTGCTGTTGCCGGGGCCGCCGTAGGCCACGACGAGCTGGCTGTTCCCAGACTGGTTGGTGCACACGCATGCGGACGGCGAGCCGGAGATCAGAATGCCCGAGCCCGCTGCGGCATCGATGACCGGCGTCGGCGTCGACCACGCACCGGTGGCGCTCGGCAAGCAGGCGTAGCAGAGCACGCCGGCCTGCGCGCCCGTGCCCTGGTAGAACACATAGAGCTGTCCGTTGAACACGACGGCCGAAGGCGACCCGGTCAGGGATGCATTACCGACCCGGGCCGGGGCGGTCCATTGGGTGATGCAGCCATTGTCGCCATCGAGCGGGGCCTGAGGGGTTTGCGTGCAGTACAGGCCGCCGTCCTCGCCCTGGTAGAAGAGGTAGACCTGCTCGTTGAACAGCGCAAGCGCGGGCGAGCCGATGGCGGTCACGCCGGGAACCGGCGCAACCGGGTCGCCGTCCATGTCCCCCAGGTTGAAGGCCGCGGGATTGAGGGTGTTGAAGGCGATGATGCCGAGCGGCGAGTTGTAGGCCACGAACATGACGCCCAGCTCGGGTTGCGGCACGGGGAGCACGGCAGGGGAACCCAGCAGCTGCGGGGGCGGGGGCGGTGGGGCTGTCAGCTCATCGTCCGTGGGAATCGCTGGCAGGTCGTAGGCCTTCCACGCGCCGCTTTCGAACACGAAGTACTGCATCTGACACGTCCCACTGCCACTGGAGGGGTAGTTGAACGTCTGGCACAGTGCCCACGCTTGCGGCGCCGCGAAGCCGGGCAAGTCGACTTCCAGCAGAAACGCCGTGAAGATGCCGCCGCCGCTCCATTGGATGCCTCCCATGGGATAGGCGGCTGGGGGCAGGATCGCGGATGGCTGGCCGCCCGACGCGTACTGCGTGATCCCGCCTACGAATGCCGTGGAATTGCATCGCGTGATGTTCGAAACGCCGGGGATATTGGTGGAGATCGTGGACAGATAGACGTCGGTCGTGGACCCCATGGCGCCGCCGAATGCATCCGGGGAAAACGTGGCGGCGCTGAGGAGGTTCGGTAGAGCGTTGTTGATGATGGGTTGCTGCAGTTGCGCCGGATCGCTCCAGTTGCCTCCATCGAACGTGCTGCACCAGACCTCAATGGGCCAGTAGTCGACAGTAGGTGCGTACGCGTCCGCAGGGGGCGTATACACAACAAGGGGCCCCCCACGGAGCGAGTAGACGTAGAGCAGCGGCGTCGGGTCACCGGAGACGGCTGCCGCGATGCATTGCGGTCCCGTGAATGACACCCCCGGAATTGTGACCGGCGCGCTGAAGCCGGCATCCGCACCGGAGTAGGTGATGTACGAGCCCGTGCTGTCGCTTCCCGACATGTAGAAGACATAGATCTTGGCGGCATCGCCCGTGGGCGGGTAGACCACGACGCTGGGCTGCATCGAGGCTCCTTCGATGACACCTTCGTTCACACCGCCCGGCACGCACGCCCCGATGCCATCGGGGGCGATCGACGACCAGGTCTCGCCATCCGTCGTCGTGACACAGCCGATGTCGAATGTATTCTCGCCAGGAACCAGCATGGGATAGAACACATAGAGTTGCGGCGTGTCCGATCCGGGCGGCGTGAATACCACCGGTGCCACGCCGCTCAGGTTGGCGCCAATCACGAGCACCAGGGCTTCCGGAAGCAGCGTCAGCGACGACCAGGAGGTGCCGTCGTATGTCGTGTACCAGATCTGTCCCGTCTGTTGGCTGCTCGGCAGGCCGCCGTAGAAGACATACACCTTGTCGTTGAACACGACGCCCGTGGGCGGACTTGGGGCCATGTCCGACCCATCGGGAACGGGCGCCCCGGGAACGCTCCACTGGGGGAGCTGATCGGGCGCGGCGGTGCCGAAAGACCGGGCCACGTACGACGGATAGCCGCCCGTATCCGCTTTTCCGTCGGTGAGCGACGGTCCTTGATAGAAGTTGTACATCGTGTTGCCGTTCACGACGATGGAGGGCAACGAATACACATCCCCCACGCCGGGCACTTCCACGTAGGGTGTCCAGTACAGCTCCTCCGACGAGTTCAGCTGATTGACGCCGGCGCCGATGGCGTGGCTGACGACCTGGCCGAAGAAGTCAGACATCCCATCCTTGAGTCCGACGTCCCCGGATGCGATACCGATGCCGTACTGAACGGCGTTCAATGCCGCCTTTACGGTTTT comes from Pyxidicoccus parkwaysis and encodes:
- a CDS encoding recombinase family protein, whose product is MSDKLQATHLQRRAVVYLRQSTLKQVLEHHESTTRQYALKHRAQELGWPAGRIDVIDEDLGQSGAGSAWRSGFRRLAEEVAHGRVGLILALEVSRLARSSADWQRLLELCALADVLIADEQAIYTPRDYNDRLLLGLKGTMSEAEQYWMRLRLQGGKLSKARRGELFLAPPVGYQWNEATHRLGAPHSRPGTLSCLHSFLESLCQVRHRFMKSRRSESQAARGSGGQAAQPPWGTRLPRPRSHQVHGRGLDRLAPLEPQHHAAWGGPRAGARPVRGSVVAKHTTARPSMCAAASAAPSVRTATCIEPVRPAASLKMHGRSGCAKGVGNGMFPAPCCFDGCARSGHPRAGAPESPRARPLAGGQRWQAAAFRVPATPCLLRKTLWRPRRPRRPFCFRWPCAGRSAWGARRTAALP
- a CDS encoding trans-sulfuration enzyme family protein, which produces MTTKTTRTAQLGLFPVGRVEVPVLPAINATTVVFPDTTSLTPLDRDSLSRQGRDPYENFYYGGVGTPTTEAFGQAVAKLEGGTHAVLAPSGQSALVATLSALLKQGDHVLVVDTVTYTTRWYLDQCLAASGVTVTYYPPEVTDLEPFLRPNTRVVFMESPGSMTFEVQDVPALCKTAARHGITTVLDNTWAASRYFEPFEKGADVSVLSLTKYHAGPAGVSMGAVVTRQERLHATIKNQAALLGLHVNPDACARAMLALATLDLRLNQQERTTEHVLRSLTGLSGLGALFHPSLPGAPGHALWRRDFMGANSLVTLVFEGLDRAAVHARVDRFRVVRIGYGWGGMLSLATLFEVNAWRTVSGIAARGMGLRLYLGLEDPADLVADLRQALEGR
- a CDS encoding B12-binding domain/radical SAM domain-containing protein gives rise to the protein MVAIPKRGTAGASRAAMEEGCHMSLRVIAVAAPDWVAGVKDSRALNSRDPASLFNACRHAAQETRTPSSAWSHSNWAGTRLERRSKVLLMYSLDEMPAFAELLRREQPNLLLLGAMSLCLPGAVACAALARELLGDRVVIVLGGRHASETMYLENPRRRDAEAVRHHPGSPLRLMASGRLAPVFDLVISGDGEHLITALGEAVARAEREGSASLARSVFGQLDGTVPGDWIAGMLDGNTIHTRVSAARPVDYSRCPSPALEFGVAGAFDVFGGRMTAHVFSDTGRGCVYDCAFCSERKSATGGLRDTAHAADRLYRQLSEAVTVISEDHPGRKSSAFVEDSVILGGSPRLVDQLAQRLESAPLDIEFGAQLTIDQILTRRAQLARLARVGLRYVFIGVETLVPEAIGGMSKDLGHKQAPWLARIHQALGLLSEHGIHCGCAILFGLGETQERRLELLDALWSMRRTYGMPEPISANWAVQHPLCGEDGGAGYEYLDWGTPPGPFLDCFHRFGEASVLYPLPHVGAPRLDEVRQVTGILDAMAVPEQPRARLLAK